The Anser cygnoides isolate HZ-2024a breed goose chromosome 4, Taihu_goose_T2T_genome, whole genome shotgun sequence region TCCTTCCTCTGTTAACTTTGTCAAGTTCTCTCTAAACATGCAGGAAAGACCTTTTGGTTAGCCTCTTCTGACAGTTCCTCTAGAAAGTCAGTACCATAGCAGACATTCTGGCTTCATTCTTATCTCTTGCCTACaacatttttatcttctcttaAGAATACCTTTACAAAACAGGGTCCCTTCTGGCATTTGTCTGAAAACTCAAAAAATACCCATACTTTAAGCCACTTGCTTTCAAAGCCATATTAGAGACTTAAGTGTAACTTAGTAGATGTCcaaactttattattatttgttctcAGCTTTATATATGGATACAATGACATATATTACATATTGCTGTATGATTTCTACATTTTCAATTGTCACATTTTGTCTATAAATACAGATTCTACCTTACCAGTTCGTGGCACTACTCCCATCAAAAAGCACTACTGTTCAACATTACTGCAAAGACATTTGAAGCAATATGTTTGCCTAATATAATGCTCAAGTTGAGAGCTACTAGAGATCTTACTAGCTTCACAGCTTGTTTTCCTATAACTAATCATTAATCTTGTCTAATTTGTGATACCAGTGTTCAGACTCTACTTACATGTTTGAATGAGCCAGCATGTAGAAACATTAATTCTTATCACTCTTGCCTATCTATCTATAGCAAGGCTTTTTGTAGAACATTCTTTTCCTGATCAGTCCTGCTTTCAGCTATGGTATATTATAAAATCAAGACACTGCTCTATGaagactgcttttaaaatgtttttatcctactctttttttttaggaatcATACTTCCATTCAATTTCTTATGCTTTGTCTTCCATagaagctttttcatttttttattttcaatgttcACTGCAGCATCACATTCAAACTCTATTTTGATGAGTTCAATTTTAATatcttgcaatattttttccttttgaattcaTTTCCATAATGGCAATGGCAGACAGGAGAGAAGATCACTAAACGTGAAATTACAGTAACAGGATCTAAGCCTTGCTCATAGCAAGCTTCCACTGATGACACAGATATTTGGTTAGACATCTGCACATTTCACACATTACCAATCAAAttcttttaaaaggattttagAAGGCATGAGTTCAAGTGACTACACTACTGTTCACAGACAGAACtgctctggatgcagagcaagGTCTTGACTAGATTAGCCTGGGCCAGGTCTTCGCAGCTTGCTCCCCCATGAAGCTAGAATCCCCACCAATGTACACACACACTATCCTTCTGAATATTCCAAGCTTCTTTTCCCATTCCAAGGTTTCACATACTACTGTCTTCATACACTGATAACAAAAATTCTTCTGAATTTACCTTattcccttccttctgcactAATACATAGGCAGTATACCCTGTGCACTAGAAAGTCCTATTCTAGagaaagtcattaaaaaagtgaaaaacagaaatagttaCCAAACACAGTTCTAGCTGGAACAGATTCCTTATTTATCCAAAATGAAACTTGAGAAAGGATGACGGTCATAATGCATGGGATATATGTCTGAATCATAAAATAACCCATTTTCCGTCTGAGGTGGAAGTAAACTGTCATAACAATATattcacctaaaaaaaaaaaagaaagaaaatatttttctgactgCACATAAAATTTATGTGTTGCAGAATAACTGTTTCAGACTATCAACTAGGATGATTGGTTAAGATGATGCTAATCACAACACTTAACATGTATAGGAAGATATCTGCCTTACAAGACAAGAACAAAGATAAGTTTTAACCAAAAAATCCTGGAAACAGCAGGTCCTTACAGTATTATTCTGAAGCTGCTTTCAAAAATACTACATATACACAACTAACACTGGATCACTTTGCATAGTGTAAATatgatttaaatttttttttggcatctgCTGAGCAAAAGAGTTTCGAGACACAAGTTATCTACCTACCACCGTATCCAGAACATTGTGGTACCCACCTGCTAAACAAAACAATTATAACAATGATGCATATAAAATGATATGGAAGCATCTCAGCTTTTTACTATATTTATACACCAGCATCACTGTGATAGAgacatgcaaaaataattaaaaatggctTAAGTTTAGATAAAGtatcattattaatattaaacaaaatagtTATAGTTTCAGTTTAAACTgaataaagtatataaatagAAGTACTACAGAAAAAGCGTTTGGGGGACAGTAAGGAAATTGGGTCATTAActcataataataaatacactaACAGGTCAATTTCTAATGTacttcaaaatgcttttatctTACAAAAATCATCCTTAGAGCAATACATCAcatatatttgctttatttgtttcattttgaccATCTCACAACACCCAAACTTGCTGATGTTTAGAAAATGattccaatttttaaaaatattttgggaataTGCTTGCTTTATCAGCAAACTGCTCATCAGTGATACTTCACTCATTTAGGATGCCTGTAGTTGCCATTTGCCTTATTTCTTACAGCATAAATCAGCAGAAGTATCTATTGTGACTAATGCATTTGTGCCTATCCTTATCTGACTAGAGGGTTTTTATGGTTTTAATAACCCATTCTGTATGCTCTACTTTTATCCCAAGCTGTTTGTACCGCCAAACAAAGGAAGTCTTTTGCACATAATGTGGATACAGTGCTGAGAAATTACTTCCTCACCCAGGCATCCTCTTGACTCttcaaactgcattttaagCAGTGATTAAATACTCATTTTGTCCCTTGGAGTAATGATCTCATTCTGGTTTTCTGAAAGACCTTCGCAATCTACGGTAATGAATCTGCAAATGTAAATCTGAAGGACAGAAACCTAATTCAGATTTATGTTCTCAGCCCTCAATATATACCCTATGACATTCAGTAGAATATcttacaggaaagaaagaaaaaaagcctagGGCAGTATTACAGGGTTAGTTTCACCTCAAATTAACTCTTGCTGATGAGATTCCTACCTGTAATAGATTTAATGGTTTCAGTGGATACCGTATGCCCAAGCAGGTCATACTGAACTAAACTGGAAGACTCCTCAGGAACTTCCACTGACTTCTCAGGTCCTTTTGTCCAGGTATAAATCATTTCACTCTTTGGATATGCATCTACAACACAGCACCAGTTTGCATAAATAGGAAACTTCTCACACCTTACCAGGACCCCAACCCAAACCTACTGAAATTGAACAGCAAGACTCACAGTAACAGCTTTAGAAGATAACCTCCACGAAGTTaccccaaaaaaacaccctcccATGAGAAAAAATTGGAGCTAAAGTCATATGTCAAGTGTCACAGATAAATTAACTTCACATTCAAATGCGAAGTCTGAACACTACACTTTCTGGATCAGTCCTTACTGAGCGTGTAAAGATTATCTTTACGTTATTTTAGAAATTTCTATctaaaaatttattattaaaatatatgggTATCTAAAAAAAGAGCATGATAAAGGGGACACATTTTGGAGACAGGGTGcaaatttctttaaaggaaatatGATTAAACTAAAGTCAGAAGTTTAAGGGTATTTTTTTGCCAGAAACTAGAGGTCAGTAAAAGATTCACAGTAGCCCAGAAACAAGCACTCCCGAAGAAACATTCTAACATTTAACACAAAAGACATAACTTAGGGCTAGCATTCAATCCCTACACAGCCCAAACTcctgttaaaattaaattaaacgAGTCTTGCATTTGAAATTGCTATGTCTTATTTAAAGTTTCACTGAAGAAGACACCAGATTAGTGTGAAGCACAATTTCTGCTGACTGAAGAAATATGCTGGTGGAAAAGTCCCTAGTATTGAAGTTCCCCTACTACACATCTGATACTAAAGCCAATTCTAGAAGGACCAGGTTTCCAGTCTCACCGTAACTGAAAAGCCTTATCAGAGCAGTGTCTTTAATATCTCTGTTTTGCTTGACTGACTACCCAGCCGTATAAGCTCAATGTATGCTAAGGAACAACTCTAAGTAGCTTCCAGCCATTTCAAACTTCAAAATTCAGGGGTCAAGGAAAGCAGATTAATGTCCAGCCACTGACTATATCCCAGCGTAAAGCAGCAGTGACCAGGGACACTTAGAAGAGTAAAAAGATAGATAATGGAGCAAGTCAACTGTCCCCAGGTGGTCACAACAATCTCTGCTGTGGATTAAAATCAGGGAATCATAACTGCCTCCCTCTGTTGCATGCAATACGTCCCAAAACGTTCCTTCTAGCAAAAGTCAGGTATAGATTTTTTGGATACCCTTCAGACTTTGAAGCAGAAAAGGACAGTCACCTGCACTAAGATTCCTCTTGCTTACTCTCACCTGTCTAAAAGCTAGCTAGCATAAACTTGCCATGCAGACTCCCTCATATAGGCTAGGAGATAGGAGATAAGACAAACACAACTAAGATCAAATCTTCACACTTAACATACAAATCTATCTTAGGATGTCAGCTTGACATCACTGACTGTAGAGAAAGCCAAATAACCAGCTGCCCTAGGCACCTTTTACCTGACTGCTGTAAGTTGAGATGGATCCCACCCTCTTTGTCTTCTCCAGAGAATTTCTCACTTCACTGAGTGTTCAATTCATCCCTAGGAACCAAGAAAAACTACATATTTCAAGAAACAGTATAGCCAGAATAGGGGGATTTAACGTAATAGCTGAATCGCTGCCCGCTTTTCAATTCTCTGTCTGGGTTTAATTTTTCAGATCCTAAATAAAATTCTCAAGGAACTTAACAGGAGTTTTGTCTGCATAAGGATTGCGTATCAAGACTAATATTCAGAAAGTTTAGTAATTGATCAAAATCTACTTCTACTATTTAAATTCTGTAGTTACAAAAAATTTCATAATTGCAACTTACAACTCCCAAATTTGAGAGGACAAGCATGACCATCCATGGGAAAATCCACTAATCTCATGGGACACTCTGCACTTATTGTAAGCCTATAATGGAACAAATTAAATAGTCTCTGGTTGCCATTTTGTCTAGGCAGCATAACTTTTGCATACAGTAATTGTAAAAAGCTGAACAAACAAGCTAGATACCTCATTGTGTACAGGATGGTGCCATTTCTCATTATTCTGAAGAGTTTATTTGGGGCTGTCATATTATGTGCAACAGACTTTTTCCCATTCCTGAAGAAAGTGTCAGGAGTCCACACCTTCGAAACCATCAAGTTGTTAAGTCTTAAAATTTCAATAGGGCCATcatattttaatcttttgtcTACCCATGTCTGACGGAAGAAGACATCCATTGTATACTCCTGTATTAAATTGCAGAATAACAAAGATCATATTTTGCACATATAAGTGTTtcctgtaattaaaataaataaataaacaaatagaaatCGCTCAGGAGCAAAGAAATTAGTTGTAAAGAAAATGCTAAGTCCACTACACAAACATTTCCACCAATTAAAGTGCTGTGTACTTCTTAATAGCTTAATTTCCCACATTAGTAATATCAATAAATTGCTACACATATTTAATcattaagaaataattaatCTAATTAGATTGCAGGAAGCAGGCACTTTAACTTGTAGTCACGCATATAACTGGAAACAAAATGATCTGTGACAATAAGTGtcaacagatttttaaagaaaatacagccagcagcaaaaaaatccatggataaattaaaatatcaggACAAAAAATTACCTCCATTTTAAAGCCACGAAAGGAAATTTAAATTCaacttttaaataacaaaagcGAAATGTTTCCTTTGTCATGTCACAAGACATATATAATAAACTACACACAGAGTTGCATAAATACACgtttatttttaactacatAACTGTCCTGCTAACTTCCCCAGAAAAGCCATTCAGATGCTCCATAGAAAACATGCAAACAACTGCAGAATTGCAGACACAAGTACATCATGAGAAATCACATGCTAGTTAATTGACAAAGGAATGCATTTCTCATCTTGGAAAGCTTAAATATTTCAcacacccacaaaaaaaaataatattgtggCATTGAAAAAGGTAACATAGGAAGTTTGAAGTCCTTTCTAACTTACAGCTGCAATTCTGTGTTAAGTCAAATGATGTTTTTGACTTTATTTCAAACCTTTCTGCATGTTATTAGCATTGAAACTACTTGTTTGGTCATATCTATTCATATGGGCAAGGATACATCTCTACAGGTGTAATGAATTCTAGAATTAGGTTTGCTGCCTTCTGCATGGCTGCATTGTCCAGTAAGGTTTATCATGAATCTACCAGGTCTCTCTTCTATTGTCATTTCCTGCTGGTGACTTCATAGCTTATAGTAGCAGTTTCTGTTATCAGCTTCTACGTGATACATTTTGTAAAATGAGATGTCAATTCCTTTCATTACACTGGGTACCAAAGTAATCCAGTTCTTCTAAAAAGACATTCCGAGAGATCACCTCCTGTACTGAGACTATCTCACGCTTTGCTCTTCCAGTGAGTTTTATGAATGCAGCCACATACATACCACATTGGGTCACTAATGGATACACTAACTAAAAATCATTCCAAAACCAATTCCTGGATCCCTGGAATTGCCTTCTAATCAATCTCTAATGACAAAAGGGGAAATATCTGTCGTAAACTCTCCTTTTGCTGATTCCTTACCTACCTTCAGTTCTCGTTTTCACTCCTGCCTTCTCCAAGATAACTAATAATTTCCACGTGGCAGCATGTGAAATGCTTCACCAAAGCCTGGGAGATCACATGCAGCCATCAATTTAGAGGTGAGGCTCACATTACTAGATTTCCTTGGGACCAGATTCTTGTACCCCTTGTCACACTGACCAGCATCACACATATCCATCGAAGGTGTAAGATGAAGTTCAGCATGAGACTGGTACAGGAACCTAGCCCttgaaaaaatatcttgctGTCACATACTTCTCCCTAGCATAGAACCAAATGAGGTGCACCAGAAAGTGCAGGATAGAACCATGTGGGAAGGAAGCTATTGCCCTGAAACTGCCTTTCCCTTAAAGAAGTTAAGTACAAACATACAATGCACATATGCCTCTGTTACGTCCATGTGATTTCTTGGATGTTttataaaaaagagaaatggtCACGTGATTTAAGGGTATACTGCTGGATTATAGAAGTTGATGAGAGTTATGCTGGACTTGACCTCAAGTGGATGCAGACGCCTTTCAGGCACAAATAACAGCATGTGCAAATGTAACGTTTGTCTTCTGTGAGTATTTCATGCATGTCATTTTGACATTCAATTTCTGCAGACACTCATGAAAACTCCTATCAGTCAAACATTTACTGAAAGTGATGCTAAAAGGGGCACAAAGATTGACAAAGGGaattcatttgaaatgaaaatgtcaacAAGTATTTGTGAAATGATGTCATTATTATTCACCTGAGAATAACACACatttcagaaagggaaaggCAATTTCAAAGAGATTACATATTTTCCCCACAGTATGCTTACTGAGATGCTCCCTGCAAGGCCTCTACACcataaaaatctgctttaaatCCTGTGAAGTAATTTCTTTAAACCAGTCAAAAACCAGTGCAAGTGTGACCAGAATCAGGCCTGCTGTATCTAATTATAAGCTATAAATTAAGCTGCTCTTAATCCTGTCTACTTTGCATGACTGACAGAACAGTACGGAGACGTGACTTAAGCATCCACTCCTGACTGCAGTTAATGGTTTCTCAGAAACAGGAAACGGCATTTTAATTCCAGAAATACATACCATTTCCACATCAGAAACAGGTCCAAAACTGGTGACATATATATCTGTTTTGACTTCTGTAACAGGACCTAATACATGAAAAGGAAGTGAGCAAGAAAACGTGAATTTTGCAGGTCAACAGTTCTCATAAGTGATCCTGGCATGTCAACAGTTATCGCTTTGAGGGTTCTGAGGACAAGCAAgagcaaaatgcaaacacaggTCATTTCAGCTAAGTCTCTAATAACAAGCACTGCTCAACTATCTTTACCACACAAGTAAGccaaaagcagcatttcaatGCAAATCCCCATTTAGGAAACCAACGTAGACTCAACAGATAAGAAAACAGGTACCGATAAATTAAAAGCCTTATGGAAAACACTATGCTGATAAACAACAAGCACCTCATTTAAGTAATCCACATTCCCCAAGGTATCTGTTGTTAACATTCAGTCTTACTGGTAATAACTGGGCTACAGATATTGGCATGCCATGCACTAGGCAATTTACTATTGCAGGATCAAGAATTGCAACCATATCGAGAGAAGTACTTAAGTGGCTTAATACTGACAAACAGAAGATTTAGGAGTCTCAGCATTTTGGAGTGTCTGAACCTTGGTCCACATGCTATTACAAAGCCTGTCTTGAAAGAGCTAGTGGTATTTATGACACAGGGCAGCAGAGGTCTTGAACATTCACAGCTGGGAATGGCAAGCAACCATCAGAAAAAGAGGTTTCATCTCAACATTATCATCTCCTTTACTACAGGACAAAGCaccttgaaatgtaaaatgggCAACATTCCACATTACTTTTAATGGGAGTTTTAGGGTTTCCATTAACCTAAGAACACATGCAGGATTTAGGTTCGTTCCCAATGTAAAACGCTAGAAAACTGCTAATTATTACCAGGTATGacgatgattctgtgatcaaaGCATTAGCTAATGGTTTAACTCAAGTAATGAACTTACATCATaaattaacaataaaaaaaaaaatctactgatGTTCCTACCAAACAAtatctgtttgaaaaaaaaaaactcacaacCACAGTTTCTACATTCCTGCAACTCAaacttctgaagaggaaaagtgGTTCAAGTCTGTTAATTCAGGCTTTATCGTAGTATTTGGAATCTAAATACGAAAAGAGGAAAGACTTAAGACTGTTTGAAGCAGAAGAATATGTGcctcttggaaagaaaaaaaaatcacttcacaGACATCACTCTGAATCAAATGTTAAAGGGATAAAAAGATAAGCAACTGGAAAACAGGAAACCCATATTTCTTGCACCTAGAACAAGTGTCAAACTGtgaacaaaaagtaaaataaaaccatgcaaaattatttcactAAACAGTTTGCAAGTTATGTAGAGAAGAACAGCTAAGATTTTTTCAGCTAAATGTCAAAAAACAGACTCCTTGCTGGAAGTTAACAGCTTCACAGAAGGACATTTTTTCAAGATAAAATCTTAAGAAAATTCACCCTACAACAGTTGGTAGGCTCAGTGGTCCCTGGAAAGTTGGATCCTTCAGCATGTCTGTCTTGAAGAGGTTTTAAGAAGCATTTCCCAAGTTCCAGATAACACACTTTTATACCATTCTGCTCTTCTAAACATGTCAAATGGAAGCTGCTCCCCTTTCTACAAGTAATTACGTGTTCATCAGGGCACAGAAATCCACGAGTGGTTAGACCACTCATTTCACTGCCAATGTAGTCCAATGAAGTTTCCAGAATATAATTATTTCTGGAGAGCTCCAagagatcagaaaaaaatcatgcaagAGCTGTCAAAATACTGGAAGTGCAGACTTTCACctgcagcattaaaaaaataggtgagaaaaaaacaatcatGCGCACATAGAAACACAGGTGATCCAAATGTACCTGATTTCCCATAATCTATCTAAAGTCTATCTATAGTCTAAAGACTATCATTTATCTAGGGTAAACTACTTTGGGTTTAAATAcgtatatatacacaaaatatttctttatttcatctagcaaatgtgaaatgtttctgaaatccAAGTTctatagaaatgaaaaagagacaTTGCTGCACACTGCTCTAGggggaaaatacagaaacaagtCTTTGTTACCCAACAATAAGAAAATACTAAAAGTCATattcctaaaaacaaaacaaaaccaccttttACTGGTTTTCTTTATGATATCTTCATTTCTTTACCTCGCAGAACACTGTAATTTCATAACTGTTGAATTGAACAAAGAAGCAGATTTTCCCCATAGGCATGAGCTGGTTTTCCTCAGAAActgatttcttctgttttattaaatgatTACAGTTTCACAAGCAATAAGTGTTCAGAGTCTTTTTGCAAGTTTATTTTTTGGAGTTTCTTGGAAAGATGGAGAGATCTAAGACCAGGAAACTAATCTCAAAATCAGCAAGCTTATGATTTACTGCTATTAGAAACCCAATTGGAGTAACACAGGACTAAAACTATGCTAAAGTTTTGTCTTCTAGCAACTGCTATTCTGCTCTTAAACCTTTATTTACTAGTAGGACTCATGAGACGGAAGGAGGACATACAATTAAGAAGCCACAAAATAAGGTTGATATTAAAGTTTACTTTTGGATGAATGCCTGACATGATGGCAGTGCAATGAttaaacaaatgttaaaattcacattttagGCCACTAGACAACGTGAGAGGAATGAGGATCTACCAACATCTTAGGCATCATAACAGAACAAACACATCCACCTAGTACTGATATGCAAATCCTTGCTTTGCATCCAAAACCGTGGTAAGCATTAAGATGTTTGGTAGGAGAGAAGACAACTGCAAGGGACAGCGGAGACTGATCATCTCTCTAATGCTTTTCCCAAAGTCGTAGCCCCATCACACTTCACATCTTTCACCGACATTGTCAGTCCACAACTGTTAAGGCCAAACACTGGATTTTCAACCACACCACAGTACTCAACACCAACCCAGGAGCATCTATGGCGACATCATATTCTCCTTGTAGGAGAAAACATAACTCCAGTACGTAACAATAGTGGGGGTAGAAAGAGTGAgtcatgcctttttttcttcctaattatTACTAATCATGGGAATTCCTGTCAACGAGGAGGTGATTTGTAGTCACCTAACCTACTTTTACTGGTGATTTAAGCAGCCCTCTGAAACGAGCATGTTGCACCACTTAATCAACCTGGGCTGTGCAAGCAGAAGATCCTATTAGAAACCTTCACCTTCTACTACTGGCAATAAAATGCAGGGAGTTGTAAGAAGgccaattaattttaaatatgacCATTTGGGCTTATCCTTCAATGGATGTTCAGAAAGCATCTAATCACCATAAATCTTCAGGAACACTGAAGAACTATTTATAACATACTGGTGTGTATTTTTATGTCAATGAAATAGGAGGAGAGTCCTACACACTGCAGTGGGAACGGTTAAGTCTGAATCACCGCTTGCaagataatatattttaaagaagctCAGGCAGGATTAAAAGCAACCCCTGCAAAAAGCCAGAATAGTTCAGCGT contains the following coding sequences:
- the GABRA4 gene encoding gamma-aminobutyric acid receptor subunit alpha-4 isoform X4; translated protein: MVSAKEPAIAMSSGLSIALLHCLCLATCLSGPPGQSKKEEKLWPENFTSILNSLLDGYDNRLRPGFGGPVTEVKTDIYVTSFGPVSDVEMEYTMDVFFRQTWVDKRLKYDGPIEILRLNNLMVSKVWTPDTFFRNGKKSVAHNMTAPNKLFRIMRNGTILYTMRLTISAECPMRLVDFPMDGHACPLKFGSYAYPKSEMIYTWTKGPEKSVEVPEESSSLVQYDLLGHTVSTETIKSITGEYIVMTVYFHLRRKMGYFMIQTYIPCIMTVILSQVSFWINKESVPARTVFGITTVLTMTTLSISARHSLPKVSYATAMDWFIAVCFAFVFSALIEFAAVNYFTNIQMERAKRKTVKSLLEFPVAPIQREKSTEETVTSIACESTCQGKEAALITTFYTCLQGEYRCQFKCEEKNECHSTVRS
- the GABRA4 gene encoding gamma-aminobutyric acid receptor subunit alpha-4 isoform X5, with translation MVSAKEPAIAMSSGLSIALLHCLCLATCLSGPPGQSKKEEKLWPENFTSILNSLLDGYDNRLRPGFGGPVTEVKTDIYVTSFGPVSDVEMEYTMDVFFRQTWVDKRLKYDGPIEILRLNNLMVSKVWTPDTFFRNGKKSVAHNMTAPNKLFRIMRNGTILYTMRLTISAECPMRLVDFPMDGHACPLKFGSYAYPKSEMIYTWTKGPEKSVEVPEESSSLVQYDLLGHTVSTETIKSITGEYIVMTVYFHLRRKMGYFMIQTYIPCIMTVILSQVSFWINKESVPARTVFGITTVLTMTTLSISARHSLPKVSYATAMDWFIAVCFAFVFSALIEFAAVNYFTNIQMERAKRKTVKSLLEFPVAPIQREKSTEETVTNDIRTCLKTSSNGEFTTFLS